The sequence TAAGCATTCTGCGCTGCGGATATTACATAATAATTTCGTATGTGTCAGTAGCGAAATTATTGATTGCTTGTTTTTCCATCATTAGTTCGTCTAAACAACGAAAAATTAACGTAAAACAGAGAATATGATGCTATATATAAGAGTAATAAGGAGAGACTATGACAAGATTAATAGCTATTGCAGCCTTCATTGCACTTTCAATATTTCTCATTCGTTATAGAACCAATAAAAAAGTACAACATGGTGTAATTATTGCGTTTTTAGTAGGCTTGGCAATTTATACCGTTTCGATCGTAACGACTGAACTATTTCGTTAAATAGGAGCAATAAAAGGTGAGTAAAAACGTTGATCCAAGAGATCAAGAAGATGTAGTGGTTATCGAACAGAGGGATAAACACACCTTAGTTTATATTGCTATAGCGGCGGTATTTGGTATCGCTATTGGCGGGCTCATTGGATCGGTTGTGACAAAGAATAAATGGCAACCGGCATACCAGTCTTTGGAAAAAAGCTTGTCGAAGCAAAACAGAGCCAAACGGAAGTGATAGTACAGAAGGTCGAAGCAGTAGAAAGAAAAGAAGCTGATATTGAGAACGAAATTGCGTTAAGAGTTACCGAACAAATGGCTGTGCTTGAACTGAACAGTAAAAAGGAAGTCGAAAAATCACAAGAAATGGTAACGGAATTGGAAAAAGTTAACATTGAAATGGACGCTCAAATTCAAGCTCAAGTTAAAGAGATAGAGCAGAACATAGAGGCAATAAGTGAGCTAGAAAAACAGATATCGATGCAAGCAAATATCTTTGATAGAGCACGAGAACTATTTCAACGTGAGTTGTTGATTAAACAAGACCTTACAAAATTACAAAAAGAACGTGATGTACTTGAACCGAGATTAAAACGCTTTAGTAAAGAGTGTGATGTCTACTTAGACGGTGCCTCTTTTGAAGTGAATTCATCTTCGTGCGATAAGCGTGACGAGATTAATTCAAATATCAGTCAAATTGACCAGATGATTGAAGTGCATAAGCTTGATTTACGTGACATTGAAGGCATTTCTAACAGCATTGGTCTGTAGGAATAGTTAGCTGATATTGGATTGACCGGCGTGAATCTCTCACCGGTCAATCTAGCCTATTAAGACTATGAGAGCTGTAATCTGTATTTTTTATCTACCACCCACGCTAGCAATCCCCACGCGACACACTGACCCCATAGCAAAGACCATTGCGGCATTATTTGAGTAAAATCAGCGCCAAGTTGGTTTATTTTAAGGAAAGCCTGTATAGCGGGTGTACACGGGATAAGGTTCGAAAGCCATATCATTGGTTGTGGAACACTTTCTAAAGGCCAGATAAAGCCAGCACTAAATATAAGCGGCATTGAGCTGATTAACACCACCACGGCCACTAATTCTCTTCTTGGTAAAATAGCACCTAAAAAAGAGCCGATGAAACATGAGGATAGTAAGAAGGGCGCTAATAGCGCAAGCAATGTTAAAGGTTCTGCCAACCGGTGAATGTCATAAAAGTCAAAACTAAAACCAAAATAGTACATCGACAAGAAATAGTAGGTGGCTATGAATATCGATGATCGGGTCAAGATTAATCTTAACGAGCTCTGTTTCGTCCAGTAACCCTTGCCAAATTTTTGAGTACCTCCAACAACACCTATGCTCATAATTAACGTTTGCTGCAGTATTAAGACAAATACAGCTGGGACAACGTAGTTAACGTATCCCATTTCAGGGTTAAATGTTGGCTTCATATTGACGATAGAGGAAGCGTATTGCCCTGAAGCCGCTTCTAAAGGTTGCCCCTCCATTACCATTCGGTTAACCCGTGCTTTTGCTGCAAGTGTTCCACTAGCACCTGTAATACCTTCTACAATCGCACCATAAACTAAGAAATAGGAAGCGTCGCCCGCAAACGAGAGGGTAGGACTTTTGCCTAATAATAACTCTTTGTAAAAGTGTTCAGGTATAACAAGAATCCCAGTGACTTTTCCTTCTATAAATTGTTGCTTTGCCTCCTCTATAGAATGTGCGCGCGCAGCAATCTTTATTTGAGAGGTGGCATCAACCATTCTTTCTAATTGAAAGCTGGTTAAGCTGTTGTCTAAATTCACAACGGTAATTGTTTGTTCTGTCGGTGTTTGATGAGAGTACGGCAATGGATATAAGAATGAATAAAAAACAACGCCGCCAAACATGGTAAGAAGTATAATTGGGTTTGTAAAAATAGACCGAAGTTCACATTTAACTAAATTGAAGAGTGTCATGAGTTTTTCTCCAACTGACCAAGATGCTTCTTA is a genomic window of Vibrio algarum containing:
- a CDS encoding chromosome partitioning protein ParA, which translates into the protein MATGIPVFGKKLVEAKQSQTEVIVQKVEAVERKEADIENEIALRVTEQMAVLELNSKKEVEKSQEMVTELEKVNIEMDAQIQAQVKEIEQNIEAISELEKQISMQANIFDRARELFQRELLIKQDLTKLQKERDVLEPRLKRFSKECDVYLDGASFEVNSSSCDKRDEINSNISQIDQMIEVHKLDLRDIEGISNSIGL
- a CDS encoding ABC transporter permease, yielding MTLFNLVKCELRSIFTNPIILLTMFGGVVFYSFLYPLPYSHQTPTEQTITVVNLDNSLTSFQLERMVDATSQIKIAARAHSIEEAKQQFIEGKVTGILVIPEHFYKELLLGKSPTLSFAGDASYFLVYGAIVEGITGASGTLAAKARVNRMVMEGQPLEAASGQYASSIVNMKPTFNPEMGYVNYVVPAVFVLILQQTLIMSIGVVGGTQKFGKGYWTKQSSLRLILTRSSIFIATYYFLSMYYFGFSFDFYDIHRLAEPLTLLALLAPFLLSSCFIGSFLGAILPRRELVAVVVLISSMPLIFSAGFIWPLESVPQPMIWLSNLIPCTPAIQAFLKINQLGADFTQIMPQWSLLWGQCVAWGLLAWVVDKKYRLQLS